From the genome of Nicotiana sylvestris chromosome 2, ASM39365v2, whole genome shotgun sequence, one region includes:
- the LOC104249828 gene encoding LRR receptor-like serine/threonine-protein kinase HSL2 produces MEHTKLQFLLLIQLFLFIIPASCLNRDIAILLRVKTGQLGDPNGLLSDWNASAPNAPCNWTGITCDRKTHKVVSIEFTSFGISGHFPADFCRISTLQKLNLGDNSFGDSISSDSWSLCSHLHFLNLSLNFFVGKLPEFIAKFDNLTVLDVNSNNFSGDIPASLGRLPRLQELDIANNLLNGSVPEFLSNLTELTRLVIAQNPFKPSPLPSSIGRLGKLRILYARFANLIGNIPDSIKDLKSIQNFDVAINNLTGKIPESIGELKTVEQIELFQNKFSGELPNTFSGLVSLFRFDASQNNLTGKIPDSLARLPLVSLNLNDNNLEGEIPESLALNPNLTQFKLFNNKFSGTLPQDFGMSSDLDEFDVSGNNLEGSLPPNLCSRKKLRILNLFDNRFSGSVPESYGECNSLTYVRIYNNQFSGELPTGFWSFAGYTFLELRNNNFQGSIPASISNARGLTEILISGNKFSEELPAGLCNLEEIVIMDISKNQLSGDLPSCITKMKTLQKLDLSENRITGQIPKLVSSWTDLTELNLANNQLTGEIPGELGTLPVLTYLDLAGNSLSGEIPSELSNLKLNKFNVSNNRLEGKVPLVFDNDFFISGLQGNPDLCSPDLKPLPQCPRPKSISLYLVCILSALSVILVGSLVWVLIKAKKLLPIRSKRKSAWRITAFQRVGFTEGDLLASLTNENLIGAGGSGRVYRVKLKNGQMVAVKKLWEAKRERESEEVFRSEVETLGRVRHGNIVKLLYSGIGDDFRILVYEYMENGSLGDVLHGEKGGILLDWPRRFGIAVGAAQGLAYLHHDSVPAIVHRDVKSNNILLDEDFRPKVADFGLAKVMQQDSEESDQVMSHIAGSYGYIAPEYAYTLKINEKSDVYSFGVVLLELITGKRPNDSSFGENKDMVKWVLEVAISSKKDEGSGRVTGSNSILDLNQLVDQRMNPSASNYAEIKKVFDVALLCTSSLPINRPSMRRVVELLKDNSVARSKSIR; encoded by the exons ATGGAACACACGAAACTCCAATTTCTGCTACTCATACAACTGTTTCTATTCATTATTCCGGCTAGTTGCTTGAACCGCGATATCGCCATTTTACTCCGGGTTAAGACAGGTCAGCTCGGTGACCCCAATGGATTGCTCTCTGATTGGAACGCGTCTGCTCCAAATGCGCCTTGTAACTGGACCGGCATTACCTGTGATCGTAAAACGCATAAGGTTGTCTCCATCGAGTTCACCAGTTTTGGAATCTCAGGTCATTTTCCGGCCGACTTCTGCCGGATTTCGACTTTGCAGAAACTCAATCTGGGCGATAACAGTTTCGGTGACTCTATTTCCTCTGACTCCTGGTCCCTATGTTCGCATCTGCACTTTTTGAATCTTTCTTTAAATTTCTTCGTTGGCAAGCTGCCGGAGTTTATAGCCAAGTTTGATAACTTGACCGTGCTTGATGTTAATTCAAACAATTTCTCCGGTGATATTCCGGCGAGCTTAGGCCGGTTACCGAGATTACAAGAGCTCGATATTGCCAACAATCTCCTTAATGGTTCAGTTCCTGAGTTCTTATCCAATCTCACCGAGTTGACTCGATTGGTCATTGCTCAAAATCCATTTAAGCCAAGTCCATTGCCTTCCTCAATTGGACGACTAGGTAAACTTCGAATTCTATATGCTCGGTTTGCGAATCTTATTGGAAATATTCCAGATTCCATTAAAGACCTGAAATCTATTCAGAATTTTGACGTGGCGATTAACAATCTAACTGGAAAAATTCCAGAAAGCATTGGAGAGCTGAAAACCGTAGAACAAATAGAGCTCTTTCAGAATAAATTTTCAGGTGAACTGCCGAACACGTTTTCGGGACTTGTTTCTCTGTTCAGGTTTGACGCTTCTCAGAATAATCTCACGGGAAAAATACCTGATAGCCTTGCCCGTTTGCCGCTGGTATCTTTGAATCTCAATGATAACAATTTAGAAGGCGAAATTCCAGAAAGTTTAGCTCTTAACCCGAATCTTACTCAGTTCAAGCTCTTTAACAACAAATTTTCAGGTACTTTACCTCAAGATTTTGGTATGAGTTCAGATTTGGATGAGTTTGATGTCTCTGGCAATAATCTCGAAGGTTCTTTGCCCCCCAATTTATGTTCCAGAAAGAAACTTAGGATTTTGAACCTGTTCGATAATAGGTTCAGTGGTTCAGTCCCTGAATCCTATGGGGAGTGTAATTCACTAACGTACGTGCGTATCTATAACAACCAATTCTCTGGTGAATTACCAACTGGTTTCTGGAGTTTTGCTGGATACACATTTCTTGAACTGAGAAACAACAACTTTCAAGGTTCAATTCCAGCTTCAATCTCCAATGCTCGTGGCCTAACAGAAATTCTCATCTCCGGTAACAAATTCTCCGAGGAATTGCCGGCGGGATTATGCAATTTGGAAGAGATTGTGATTATGGACATAAGCAAGAATCAATTATCAGGAGATTTGCCTTCATGTATCACAAAGATGAAAACGTTACAAAAGCTTGATCTTTCAGAAAATAGGATCACgggtcaaattcccaaattagTTAGTTCTTGGACCGACTTGACTGAACTGAATTTAGCTAACAATCAATTGACAGGTGAAATTCCAGGTGAGCTTGGGACTTTGCCGGTTTTGACGTACTTAGACCTCGCTGGAAACTCGCTTTCCGGCGAAATTCCGTCGGAGCTGAGCAACCTCAAGCTTAACAAGTTCAACGTATCAAATAACAGGCTTGAAGGAAAAGTGCCACTTGTGTTTGATAATGATTTTTTCATCTCGGGTTTGCAGGGCAATCCGGATCTTTGTAGTCCGGATCTTAAACCTCTACCTCAGTGCCCAAGACCCAAAAGTATTAGCTTGTATTTGGTGTGTATTTTATCAGCTTTATCCGTCATACTTGTCGGGTCACTTGTTTGGGTCTTGATCAAGGCCAAAAAGTTGCTACCCATTCGGAGTAAGCGTAAAAGTGCATGGAGAATTACTGCATTTCAACGGGTTGGATTCACGGAGGGAGACTTGTTAGCTTCACTGACAAATGAGAATCTCATTGGAGCTGGTGGGTCTGGTCGGGTATATAGGGTCAAACTGAAAAACGGGCAGATGGTCGCGGTTAAGAAGCTTTGGGAGGCTAAACGGGAGAGAGAATCTGAGGAGGTTTTCAGGTCGGAGGTGGAGACTCTAGGGAGAGTCCGACATGGAAACATAGTAAAACTATTGTACAGTGGCATTGGTGACGACTTCAGGATATTGGTGTATGAGTACATGGAAAATGGGAGCTTAGGAGATGTATTACATGGGGAAAAAGGTGGCATTCTTTTGGATTGGCCAAGGAGATTTGGCATAGCAGTTGGAGCAGCTCAAGGATTGGCCTATTTGCACCATGATTCTGTTCCTGCAATAGTGCACAGAGATGTCAAGTCTAATAACATTTTGTTGGACGAGGATTTTAGGCCAAAAGTTGCTGATTTTGGGCTAGCTAAGGTAATGCAGCAGGACAGTGAGGAGAGTGATCAAGTCATGTCCCATATTGCTGGTTCCTACGGCTACATTGCACCTG AATATGCGTATACTCTGAAGATTAATGAGAAGAGTGACGTTTATAGCTTTGGTGTGGTACTGTTGGAACTAATAACCGGTAAAAGGCCCAATGACTCCTCTTTCGGTGAGAACAAGGACATGGTCAAGTGGGTGTTAGAGGTTGCAATATCGTCTAAAAAAGATGAAGGAAGTGGCCGTGTCACGGGCAGCAATAGTATTCTTGATTTGAACCAGCTAGTCGACCAGAGAATGAATCCGTCTGCAAGCAATTATGCAGAGATTAAAAAGGTTTTTGATGTGGCTTTGCTTTGCACTTCTTCATTGCCCATTAACAGGCCGTCCATGAGAAGAGTTGTTGAATTGTTGAAGGATAACAGTGTTGCTCGTTCTAAGTCAATCCGATAG